Within the Dolichospermum compactum NIES-806 genome, the region CTTTGACACTTTTCAGCCAGATTTAGCAGCCGTACGTTCTCGGTGGCAAGAAGCAGGAGTAGTGCGATTAGTCCACTCCTGTGTTCATCCCCAGGAATTTGTGAGCATTCAAGCTATAGCAGAGCAGTTTCCTGAACTTAGCTTTGCTGTAGGGCTGCATCCTCTAGATGCTCATAAATGGGATGAGCAAACAGCTGCCCAGATCAAGTCTTTAGCCAGTTCTCATTCCCAGGTAGTAGCCATTGGGGAAATGGGATTGGATTTTTACAAAGCAGATAATTATGAGCATCAACATCAAGTATTTGCATCACAATTAGCGATCGCTTGTGAACTCAATTTACCAGTAATCATCCATTGTCGTGATGCTGCACCTGCTGTCAGAGACGTACTGCAAAAATGGCGGGACTTGCATGGAGTCATGGTACGGGGTGTCATGCACTGCTGGGGAGGGACACCAGAAGAAACTCAGTGGTTTCTGGATTTAGGTTTCTATATTAGCTTCAGCGGCACTGTTACCTTCAAGAATGCTCAAACTATTCAAGCGAGTGCAGCGATGGTGGATAGCGATCGCTTGCTGATAGAAACAGATTGTCCATTTCTGT harbors:
- a CDS encoding TatD family hydrolase, coding for MQLIDTHVHINFDTFQPDLAAVRSRWQEAGVVRLVHSCVHPQEFVSIQAIAEQFPELSFAVGLHPLDAHKWDEQTAAQIKSLASSHSQVVAIGEMGLDFYKADNYEHQHQVFASQLAIACELNLPVIIHCRDAAPAVRDVLQKWRDLHGVMVRGVMHCWGGTPEETQWFLDLGFYISFSGTVTFKNAQTIQASAAMVDSDRLLIETDCPFLSPVPKRGEKRNEPAYVRYVAEALAKLRAETIEEIAQKTTQNACRLFGLSL